The following proteins are co-located in the Trichocoleus sp. FACHB-46 genome:
- the nadB gene encoding L-aspartate oxidase, producing MDTSLPLPPPAPAQSPDFTQPFDVLVVGAGAAGLYSALCLPPSFQVGLITKDTLSLSASDWAQGGIAAAIAPDDSTALHITDTIKAGAGLCDPTAVEFLAENASDCIRSLVEMGVAFDRHDGELALTLEAAHSRRRVLHAADTTGRAVVNTLTAKVLERKNIQVFPQTFALSLWIDPQTQRCQGISLIHQGQVIWVRATAVVLATGGGGQVFAQTTNPELSTGDGVAIAWRAGALLRDLEFIQFHPTALSKPGAPRFLISEAVRGEGAHLVDTAGQRFAFEYHPAGELAPRDVVSRAIFNHLQQTESDPASAHVLLDLRPIPVNTIRHRFPNIIQVSQQWGVDVFQEPIPVTPAAHYWMGGVVTDTMSRTSIPGLYAVGETTSTGVHGANRLASNSLLECLVYGAQLAHLELGQSNALDSSSEPSVPKSEGYHPEPTDWQRQQAAIATMRQELPRLMWQSAGICREETTLLGAIAQVETWQAEFAALPLSQFLLNLAPTQAASVGLPDADLAIRTWSETQNLLDVGYLILKSALFRTESRGGHYRVDFPQPEPHWQAQTLVQDYHWWTAPISALSN from the coding sequence TTGGACACTTCGTTACCTCTTCCACCCCCTGCTCCAGCCCAGAGTCCTGACTTCACTCAGCCTTTTGATGTTTTAGTGGTAGGAGCGGGAGCCGCAGGGCTTTATTCCGCCCTTTGTCTACCGCCGTCGTTTCAAGTCGGCTTAATTACCAAAGACACCTTATCTCTTTCGGCGAGTGATTGGGCTCAGGGTGGGATTGCTGCCGCGATCGCTCCAGATGATTCTACAGCTCTCCACATTACTGACACGATCAAAGCGGGTGCAGGGCTTTGCGATCCCACAGCAGTGGAGTTTTTGGCTGAGAACGCTTCTGATTGCATTCGGTCCTTGGTAGAGATGGGGGTGGCCTTCGATCGCCATGATGGAGAACTCGCTTTGACCCTGGAAGCAGCCCATTCTCGACGACGAGTTTTGCATGCGGCAGATACCACAGGACGGGCTGTAGTTAATACGCTCACGGCGAAGGTGCTGGAGCGCAAAAATATTCAAGTATTTCCCCAAACGTTTGCTCTGAGCTTATGGATTGATCCCCAAACTCAACGTTGCCAGGGAATTAGCCTGATCCACCAAGGGCAAGTTATTTGGGTTCGAGCGACAGCCGTAGTCTTGGCGACAGGTGGGGGAGGGCAGGTATTCGCCCAGACGACTAATCCCGAGTTGAGTACAGGAGATGGAGTGGCGATCGCTTGGCGAGCCGGAGCTTTGTTGCGGGATTTAGAGTTCATCCAGTTTCATCCCACGGCGTTAAGCAAGCCTGGAGCCCCCCGGTTTTTGATTAGTGAAGCAGTACGCGGAGAAGGAGCGCACTTAGTGGATACGGCAGGCCAGCGGTTTGCCTTCGAGTACCATCCAGCGGGAGAACTGGCCCCTAGAGATGTAGTTAGTCGAGCAATTTTCAATCACTTACAACAGACGGAATCAGACCCAGCCAGCGCCCACGTTTTGTTGGACCTCCGGCCCATTCCTGTAAACACGATTCGGCATCGCTTCCCTAACATTATTCAAGTCTCTCAACAGTGGGGCGTAGATGTATTTCAGGAGCCCATTCCCGTGACGCCTGCGGCCCACTACTGGATGGGAGGTGTGGTAACTGACACGATGAGTCGGACGTCGATTCCAGGGCTTTATGCGGTGGGAGAAACGACCAGTACTGGCGTGCATGGAGCCAACCGTTTGGCCAGCAACTCGTTGCTAGAGTGTTTGGTTTATGGGGCTCAGTTAGCTCATTTAGAACTAGGCCAATCGAACGCCCTTGACTCAAGCTCAGAGCCAAGCGTCCCTAAATCTGAGGGCTATCATCCTGAGCCTACAGATTGGCAGCGTCAGCAGGCGGCGATCGCCACTATGCGTCAAGAATTGCCTCGCTTAATGTGGCAAAGCGCCGGAATTTGCCGCGAAGAAACTACCCTTCTGGGCGCGATCGCTCAAGTAGAAACCTGGCAAGCAGAATTTGCTGCCTTACCTTTAAGCCAATTCCTGCTGAACTTAGCACCAACTCAAGCCGCTAGCGTGGGCTTGCCGGATGCTGACTTAGCCATCCGTACTTGGAGCGAAACCCAAAATCTTTTGGATGTTGGCTACTTGATTCTAAAAAGCGCTTTATTTCGCACTGAGAGCCGGGGTGGGCACTATCGAGTTGACTTCCCGCAGCCCGAGCCGCACTGGCAAGCTCAGACTTTGGTACAAGACTACCATTGGTGGACAGCCCCCATTTCAGCCCTCTCAAATTAG
- a CDS encoding tetratricopeptide repeat protein has translation MSSRSAFNPQGSAQRRRQGSTLASVAGQANIGTGVGQAGPHRRQGNQLRLTGIPSPRSSGKPEVHTDEQDQQLRQQAIAAAQQGYYEVAIDLLSELLERHQTSATDYNNRGLVYFQSGQTEKAIADYNQAIELNPKLASVYNNRANYYAAQGQLAEAIADYGVAIDLNPGNTRAWINQGITFRQLEMYEQAIGNFELALHFGQLEGHIYAERGRTFHIMGDWNCAIADYQKALQILLLTHTESAQRLRQQVENWLDDLLSPLRA, from the coding sequence ATGAGTAGTCGTTCGGCTTTCAACCCTCAAGGCAGCGCTCAGCGTCGGCGTCAGGGCTCAACTCTAGCTTCTGTGGCTGGGCAAGCAAATATTGGTACTGGCGTCGGGCAGGCGGGTCCTCATCGGCGGCAAGGCAACCAACTGCGTCTAACCGGGATTCCATCTCCTCGTTCCAGCGGGAAGCCTGAGGTACACACTGACGAGCAGGATCAACAATTGCGACAGCAAGCGATCGCCGCAGCGCAGCAAGGTTACTACGAGGTAGCAATTGATCTACTGAGTGAATTGCTAGAGCGGCACCAAACTAGTGCGACAGATTACAACAACCGGGGTTTGGTCTACTTTCAAAGCGGACAAACGGAAAAAGCGATCGCAGATTACAACCAAGCCATTGAACTAAATCCCAAGCTCGCTAGCGTCTACAACAATCGAGCCAACTACTATGCAGCTCAAGGTCAATTAGCTGAGGCGATCGCAGACTACGGAGTTGCTATTGACCTAAATCCGGGCAACACTCGCGCTTGGATCAACCAAGGAATTACTTTTCGGCAGCTAGAGATGTATGAGCAAGCGATCGGCAACTTTGAACTAGCGCTGCACTTCGGCCAGCTCGAGGGCCACATTTACGCCGAGCGGGGCCGCACGTTTCATATCATGGGTGATTGGAACTGCGCGATCGCTGACTACCAGAAAGCTCTACAAATTCTGCTTCTGACCCATACCGAATCTGCACAACGACTCCGCCAGCAAGTGGAGAATTGGCTCGACGACCTTCTCAGTCCCCTAAGAGCGTAG
- the psaM gene encoding photosystem I reaction center subunit XII, with translation MSISDTQVYVALVVALIPGIMAFRLATELYK, from the coding sequence ATGTCTATATCAGATACCCAAGTCTACGTTGCGCTAGTCGTTGCTTTGATCCCAGGGATTATGGCTTTCCGGTTAGCCACCGAACTGTATAAGTAA
- the phoU gene encoding phosphate signaling complex protein PhoU, with product MESQRSVRTHFDRQLKRLQRDVLRMGALVEKSCRLARQALFERDLEAAERISQQDKQIDQLYRQIELDCVSMMALQAPVTQDLRMISALMQLVRDLERIGDYAEDLGEIAVKLFPYPIHPCMERVQLMLDRCQAMLAMSLAALSDLDAESGLDLKTKDDAVDSDYQDLYDLLAHQTDLRGVVEPTVLLVLVIRHLERMADHATNIGKRVAYIVTGQRY from the coding sequence TTGGAAAGCCAAAGATCTGTCCGAACCCATTTCGATCGCCAGCTTAAACGCCTGCAACGGGACGTTCTACGCATGGGTGCCTTGGTAGAAAAATCCTGTCGCTTAGCGCGCCAAGCTTTATTTGAGCGGGATTTAGAAGCCGCTGAGCGGATCAGTCAGCAAGACAAACAGATTGATCAGCTCTACCGCCAAATAGAACTAGATTGCGTCAGCATGATGGCACTACAAGCCCCTGTGACCCAGGACTTACGAATGATTAGTGCCTTAATGCAGTTGGTGCGAGACTTGGAGCGGATCGGCGACTACGCTGAGGACTTGGGTGAAATTGCGGTTAAGTTGTTCCCTTACCCGATTCATCCCTGCATGGAGCGAGTGCAACTCATGCTAGACCGTTGCCAAGCTATGCTCGCTATGAGTTTAGCTGCTTTGTCTGATCTAGATGCAGAGTCAGGTCTGGATTTGAAGACAAAGGACGACGCGGTCGATTCAGATTACCAAGATTTATACGACCTCCTTGCACATCAAACTGATCTTCGAGGCGTCGTAGAGCCAACGGTTTTGTTAGTTTTGGTGATTCGTCACCTAGAACGAATGGCTGATCACGCAACTAATATTGGCAAACGTGTCGCTTACATTGTGACTGGACAGCGTTATTAG